A part of Desulfobacter sp. genomic DNA contains:
- the fabG gene encoding 3-oxoacyl-ACP reductase FabG, whose translation MTSDAKTASHEIALVTGASRGIGRAIARMLAASGRFVYINFQSAGQAAETTLEMVREAGGDGALLPFDVSDEKAALAAVKTILKEKGRIDILVNNAGVKADMLMAMMKADSWQKVVDTNLTGFFNVTKPVVKKMLSKRQGRIINIASTSGQMGQSGQVNYSASKAGLIGATKALAREIASRGITVNAVAPGFIETDMVQGLNIEEVAKTVPAGRLGRPEEVAAAVGFLCSPEAGYITGQVLGINGGIC comes from the coding sequence ATGACTTCGGATGCCAAGACGGCTTCACATGAAATCGCCCTTGTTACCGGTGCCAGCCGCGGAATCGGCAGGGCAATTGCCAGGATGCTGGCGGCCTCGGGCCGGTTTGTTTATATTAATTTCCAGTCTGCCGGGCAGGCGGCTGAAACCACCCTGGAAATGGTCCGGGAGGCAGGAGGGGACGGCGCCCTGCTCCCCTTTGACGTCAGCGATGAAAAGGCTGCCCTGGCCGCCGTTAAAACAATCCTGAAAGAAAAAGGCCGGATTGATATTCTGGTCAACAACGCCGGGGTCAAGGCGGATATGCTCATGGCCATGATGAAAGCCGACAGCTGGCAAAAGGTGGTGGATACCAACCTCACCGGTTTTTTCAACGTCACCAAACCCGTGGTGAAAAAAATGCTGTCCAAACGGCAGGGCCGTATCATCAACATCGCATCCACTTCTGGACAGATGGGACAGTCCGGCCAGGTCAACTATTCGGCGTCAAAGGCAGGACTCATCGGTGCCACCAAGGCCCTGGCCAGGGAAATCGCCTCCCGGGGCATCACGGTGAATGCCGTGGCCCCCGGATTCATTGAAACAGATATGGTCCAGGGACTCAACATTGAGGAAGTGGCAAAAACCGTTCCTGCCGGGCGCCTGGGCCGGCCTGAAGAGGTGGCCGCCGCCGTTGGATTCCTCTGTTCCCCGGAAGCGGGCTACATCACCGGCCAGGTGCTGGGCATAAACGGCGGCATCTGCTAA
- a CDS encoding PAS domain S-box protein: MMVHTRFLFIIVLIYLFFPVISRAGTGGLSPGHVLLLNSYNQRMTWVKDIVRAVEDELEPENNNLVLHIANMDSKQFHSPEYFHSYKTFLEQKYQNYQFSLILSSDNNAFDFLMKHRDTLFPGVPVVFCGVNNFRDDILAGKKGVTGVAEIFSARETVETALRLHPGTRELYIVNDYLSTGRAWQKDIENALTPVSDRVRLTYSPNLSMADLQARIAGLEKGTIVLMGVYFSDKDGRYFTYETTGKMIAGASKVPVYCLLEFNINKGVIGGEVISGYYQGRSMAQMGRRILNGESPDRIPVLQRGANRYVFDHMELERFGLREKDLPSPCLIVNRPYSVFREYKEELMTLGLLISILLLTIAALLINIFRRIQAEEALRKSEQQLSVHLNNTPVGAILWDEEFRVTEWNPAAETIFGYTRQEAMGKTGAELIIPEEVLPEVQGIFHRILSGVGGEKNVNENIKKTGERINCSWYNTLLKDCEGRVTGMATLVTDITEQQKTRELIIQSEKMMSVGGLAAGMAHEINNPLAGMIQSAQVIHNRLTRQDIPANTRAAEKIGITMAGIRAFMDERKILQHLKNITDTGNRAAGIIENMLSFVRKGNAARKECVAADLVNNTLSLAQNDYDLKKNYDFKQVEVVREYAPDLPPVACEESKIRQVLFNLIKNASQALTSAGTEHPKIILRIFQEEKDLCIEVEDNGPGMKEETRKRVFDPFFTTKGVDKGSGLGLSVAYFIVVEDHKGAMEVESVPGAGTKFTIKLPVRV; the protein is encoded by the coding sequence ATGATGGTCCATACCAGATTCCTGTTCATCATTGTTTTGATTTACCTGTTTTTCCCAGTTATTTCGCGGGCAGGCACCGGCGGCCTTTCCCCCGGCCATGTGCTGCTGCTCAATTCCTACAACCAGCGGATGACGTGGGTGAAGGACATTGTCAGGGCTGTTGAAGATGAGCTTGAACCGGAAAACAATAACCTTGTCCTCCATATCGCCAATATGGATTCCAAACAATTCCATTCCCCTGAATATTTTCACTCCTATAAAACATTTCTGGAGCAAAAATACCAAAACTATCAGTTTTCCCTCATACTCTCCTCGGACAACAATGCCTTCGACTTTCTCATGAAGCACCGGGACACTCTATTTCCGGGGGTTCCGGTGGTATTTTGCGGGGTCAACAATTTCAGGGACGACATTCTGGCCGGGAAAAAAGGGGTAACCGGGGTGGCGGAAATCTTCTCAGCAAGGGAAACCGTTGAAACCGCCCTGAGGCTTCACCCCGGGACCCGGGAATTATACATCGTCAACGACTACCTGTCCACGGGCAGGGCCTGGCAAAAAGATATTGAAAACGCCCTGACCCCAGTCTCAGACAGGGTCAGGCTGACCTATTCCCCCAACCTTTCCATGGCAGACCTCCAGGCCCGGATCGCCGGGCTGGAAAAAGGGACAATTGTACTGATGGGGGTCTATTTTTCCGACAAAGACGGGCGGTATTTCACCTATGAAACAACGGGTAAAATGATTGCCGGTGCCAGTAAGGTGCCGGTATACTGCCTGCTTGAATTCAATATCAATAAAGGGGTAATCGGCGGAGAGGTGATCTCCGGCTATTACCAGGGCAGATCCATGGCACAGATGGGGCGGCGAATCCTGAACGGCGAAAGTCCGGACCGGATCCCGGTGCTGCAAAGGGGCGCCAACCGCTATGTATTCGACCATATGGAATTGGAGCGGTTCGGCCTCAGAGAAAAAGACCTGCCTTCCCCCTGCCTCATTGTCAACCGGCCCTATTCCGTTTTCCGGGAATATAAAGAGGAACTGATGACCCTGGGGTTGCTGATCTCCATTCTTCTGCTTACCATTGCCGCCCTGCTGATCAATATATTCAGGCGGATACAGGCGGAAGAGGCATTGAGAAAAAGCGAACAGCAACTCTCAGTCCATTTGAACAATACCCCTGTGGGGGCCATTTTATGGGACGAAGAATTCAGGGTGACGGAATGGAATCCGGCCGCGGAAACCATTTTCGGTTATACCCGGCAGGAAGCCATGGGCAAAACCGGCGCGGAACTCATTATTCCCGAGGAGGTGCTGCCCGAAGTCCAGGGAATCTTTCATCGGATCCTCTCAGGTGTCGGCGGAGAGAAAAATGTTAACGAAAACATAAAGAAAACAGGGGAACGCATTAACTGCTCCTGGTATAATACGCTCCTTAAGGACTGCGAGGGGCGGGTCACCGGCATGGCCACCCTGGTGACCGATATCACGGAACAGCAGAAAACCCGGGAACTGATCATCCAGTCGGAGAAAATGATGTCCGTGGGGGGATTGGCCGCCGGCATGGCCCATGAAATCAACAACCCCCTGGCCGGGATGATACAAAGTGCCCAGGTCATTCACAACCGGCTGACAAGGCAGGACATACCGGCCAACACCCGCGCCGCAGAAAAAATCGGAATTACCATGGCCGGCATCAGGGCCTTCATGGATGAGAGGAAGATACTTCAGCACCTGAAAAACATCACAGATACAGGAAACCGGGCTGCCGGCATCATTGAAAACATGCTCAGCTTTGTGCGCAAGGGCAATGCCGCCAGAAAGGAATGCGTGGCGGCGGATCTGGTGAACAACACCCTTTCTCTTGCACAGAACGATTATGATCTGAAAAAAAATTATGATTTCAAACAGGTGGAGGTGGTCAGGGAATACGCCCCGGACCTTCCGCCGGTGGCCTGCGAAGAGAGCAAGATCCGCCAGGTCCTGTTCAACCTCATAAAAAACGCCTCCCAGGCCCTGACTTCAGCAGGGACTGAGCACCCGAAGATTATTCTTCGTATTTTCCAAGAAGAAAAGGACCTCTGCATTGAGGTGGAAGACAACGGCCCCGGAATGAAAGAAGAAACCCGGAAACGGGTATTTGACCCTTTTTTCACCACCAAGGGGGTGGACAAAGGCAGTGGGCTGGGGCTGTCCGTCGCCTATTTCATTGTCGTGGAGGACCATAAGGGAGCCATGGAAGTCGAATCGGTTCCGGGGGCGGGCACAAAATTCACCATCAAGCTTCCCGTCCGGGTTTAA
- a CDS encoding YcaO-like family protein: MGYKIELNDAEKGYTFDQDKIISPEETVRRFREKSAALDLDILSRTRRIDKGRLDIPVFFSECGVDAKRVTGTNKQMGKGGTPAQAEASAVMELVERFSFFSFAAKEKNFFYATPAELGEDALDYGQIVKSVHDNQEDALKVKEIYSRLPLQWTKGYDLTAKKEVNIPFNWFYMINEFNGPSAGNCTEEALTQGICELVERHTSSLVSHGKLDVPGIRLDSFKDPLVVEMLEKYKKEGIEVYATDFSLDTGIPTVAVLAWDPATFGNMSEIVWTAGTSPDPEKAMSRALTEVAQLAGDFNTGSNYVASGLPKFTDISDAQFITHPKTMVDASDLPNLSSDNMKEEVENLISTLGDRGYHVLSLSTMHDGLEIPAFYSIIPGAHFRERADAASVGMFAARLITENFDPVTALDKLEELEQALPGKYYTSFYKGLMHNAVFEQEEALKEFEAALDREPARLNLPDICSHMAALLKDLEEYDRALDICTRGIKVDDQRPDIYNTAGACCFMSKKFEPAIEYFEKALEVDPTLAINFANIGSCYRELEDISLAVKYYEMALEVDPTIEFARDNIEKLTADG; encoded by the coding sequence ATGGGCTATAAAATAGAATTGAATGACGCAGAAAAAGGCTATACCTTTGACCAGGATAAAATCATATCACCCGAAGAGACCGTCCGCAGGTTTCGTGAAAAATCCGCGGCACTGGATCTGGATATCCTGAGCCGGACCCGGCGCATCGACAAGGGGCGTCTGGATATCCCGGTATTCTTCAGCGAATGCGGGGTGGATGCCAAACGGGTGACCGGCACCAACAAGCAGATGGGCAAAGGCGGTACGCCTGCCCAGGCAGAGGCCAGTGCCGTGATGGAACTGGTGGAACGATTCAGTTTTTTCTCCTTTGCCGCAAAAGAAAAGAACTTCTTCTACGCCACCCCGGCGGAGCTGGGTGAGGACGCCCTGGATTACGGGCAGATCGTCAAGTCCGTCCACGACAACCAAGAAGATGCCCTTAAGGTAAAAGAAATTTACAGCCGCCTGCCCCTTCAGTGGACCAAGGGCTATGATCTCACGGCCAAAAAAGAGGTAAACATCCCCTTTAACTGGTTCTACATGATCAACGAATTCAACGGCCCCAGCGCCGGCAACTGCACGGAGGAGGCCCTGACCCAGGGCATCTGCGAGCTGGTGGAACGCCACACCTCCTCCCTGGTCAGCCACGGCAAGCTGGATGTCCCCGGCATCCGCCTGGATTCATTTAAAGATCCCCTGGTTGTGGAAATGCTGGAAAAATACAAAAAAGAAGGCATTGAGGTCTATGCCACGGACTTTTCCCTGGACACGGGCATCCCCACGGTGGCGGTCCTGGCCTGGGATCCCGCCACCTTTGGAAATATGAGCGAAATCGTCTGGACCGCCGGCACCTCCCCTGACCCTGAAAAAGCCATGAGCCGGGCCCTCACCGAGGTGGCCCAGTTGGCCGGGGATTTCAACACCGGTTCCAACTATGTGGCCTCGGGACTGCCCAAATTCACCGATATCAGTGACGCCCAATTCATCACCCATCCCAAAACAATGGTGGATGCATCGGATTTGCCCAACCTCTCTTCGGACAATATGAAGGAAGAAGTGGAAAATCTCATCAGCACCCTTGGGGATCGGGGCTACCATGTACTGTCCCTGAGCACCATGCATGACGGCCTTGAAATCCCGGCCTTTTACTCCATCATCCCCGGCGCCCATTTCAGGGAACGGGCCGATGCCGCCAGCGTGGGCATGTTCGCCGCCCGGCTCATCACGGAAAATTTTGATCCCGTCACCGCCCTGGACAAGCTGGAGGAACTGGAGCAGGCCCTGCCCGGGAAATACTACACCAGCTTTTACAAGGGGCTGATGCACAACGCCGTTTTCGAGCAGGAAGAGGCGCTTAAAGAATTCGAAGCCGCTTTGGATCGGGAACCTGCCCGGCTGAACCTGCCGGATATCTGCTCCCACATGGCCGCTCTGCTCAAGGATTTGGAAGAATACGACAGGGCCCTGGATATCTGCACCAGGGGAATAAAGGTGGACGACCAGCGGCCGGATATCTACAACACGGCCGGGGCCTGCTGTTTTATGTCAAAAAAATTCGAACCGGCCATTGAATATTTTGAAAAGGCCCTGGAGGTGGATCCCACCCTGGCCATCAACTTTGCCAACATCGGTTCCTGCTACAGGGAGCTTGAAGATATTTCCCTGGCCGTAAAATACTATGAAATGGCCCTGGAGGTGGACCCCACCAT